The Streptomyces sp. GSL17-111 region AGGATCGGGCTGAGCAGCGGGACGTCCAGCAGCCGGGCCGTCTCCGGGTCGGCGAGCCGGGCCTCCACCGTGTCCGTGATGCGGCTGATCCGCACCCCCACCTCGTCGCGCAGCAGTTTCGTCATCGGCATGCGGCGCAGGGCGTCCGGCTCGACGCGGGCGGCGACGTCCGGGCGCAGCAGGTTCTCCGCCCAGTTCGTCGCCTCGCCGCTGGTGCGGTCGCGGCGCAGCCGCCGGTAGGCGACGGCCTCGGTGTGGCCGGGGAAGAACTCCGCCAGCTCCGCCGGTACCGGGGCCGGACCGTGGCCCAGCAGCGTGGTGTCCTCGCCGGACTGCTGGGCCACGATGGCGTCCACGGAGCCCAGCAGCCGCACGGGACGGCCCCGGCGGGCGTCCGGCTCGATGAACGTGCCGCGCCGCCGGTGCCGGGTGATCAGCCCCTCCGTCTCCAGCTCCTTGAGCGCCTGCCGCATGGTGAGGACGCTGACGCCGTAGTGCTCGGCCAGCGCCTCCTCCGTCGGCAGCCGCAGGGGGGCCTTCGGCGGGCGGCCGAGTATCGAGGCCCGCAGCGACTGCGAGACCTGGTACCACAGCGGCAGCTTGCGGTTGAGCTCCACGGAGTCAGGAGCGAAGAGGGTCACCGTGCCTCCCGGTCGCTCAGGACCGAGCGTCAGTTGTGGAAGTGTCGCTCAAGACCCTGCCACACTTCGTCGTAGTCGTGCTGCCGGTGTCCGGCCGCCATGGCCTGCTCCGTCGCGATCACCGGCCACCGGGTCTCGAACATGAACGCCAGGCCGTCGTCGATCTTCTGCGGCTTCAGTTCGGCCGCGCTCGCGCGGTCGAACGTCTCCCGGTCCGGGCCGTGGGCCGACATCATGTTGTGCAGCGAGCCGCCGCCCGGCACGAAGCCCTCCGCCTTCGCGTCGTAGGCGCCCTCGATCAGGCCCATGTACTCGCTCATCACGTTGCGGTGGAAGTAGGGCGGCCGGAAGGTGTCCTCGCCCACCAGCCAGCGCGGGGCGAAGACGACGAAGTCGACGCCCGCCAGCCCCGGGGTGTCCGAGGGGGAGGTCAGCACCGTGAAGATGGACGGGTCGGGGTGGTCGTAGCTGATGGAGCCGATCACGTTGAAGCGGCGCAGGTCGTAGACGTAGGGGACGAGGTTGCCGTGCCAGGCGACGACGTCGAGCGGCGAGTGGTCGTACGTGGCGGCCCACAGGTGCCCGCAGAACTTGTTGACGACCTCGACCGGCCGGTCGGCGTCGTCGTAGGCGGCGGTGGGGGCGAGGAAGTCCCGCGCGTTGGCGAGGCCGTTCGCCCCGATCGGCCCGAGGTCGGGCAGGGTGAACGGCTGCCCGTAGTTCTCGCAGACGTAGCCGCCCGCGTGGGCGCCCAGCAGCTCCACCCGGAACCGCACCCCGCGCGGGATCAGCGCGCAGTGGCCCGGCTCGGCGCGCAGCACGCCGAACTCGGTGTGCAGCAGCAGGCCGCCGTCCTGCGGGACGATCAGCAGCTCGCCGTCGGCGTCGCTGAAGACGCGGTCCGTCATGGAGGCGGTCGCCGAGTACAGGTGCACGGCCATGCCGCTGCGCTGGGTCACGTCGCCGTTGCCGCCGACCGTCCACAGGCCGTCGAGGAAGTCGGTGCCGGCCGGGGCCTTGGGCGGCGCGCCCCAGCGCAGCCGGTTGGGGTCGGGCACCTCGGTGAAGGGCGCCGTGCGCAGGGCCGGGTTCGTGCGGCCCCCCTCCAGCCGCACGAACCCGGGGTGGGCGGCCGAGGGCCGGATGCGATAGAGCCACGAGCGCCGGTTGTGCGCCCGGGGCTCGGTGAACGCCGTGCCGCTCAGCTGCTCGGCGTAGAGGCCGAGCGGGGCGCGCTGGGGTGCGTTGCGCCCGATGGGCAACGCGCCGGGCACGGCCTCGCTGCTGTGCTCGTTGCCGAAGCCGGAAAGGTAGGTGATGCCGTCCGGTCCGGCCGCCTGCCCGGTGGTCGTCCGGGCCTGGTCCCCGCTGCTCATGTCGCTCTCACTCCCGCCGCGCCTATTCCTATGCGACATCATAGGAATCCCGGCGGCATAAGCAACACCCGTGGGGCTGTTCGGGGCGGGGTGCCGGCCGGTGCGGGTTGCCGGCCTCCGGGGGCGGGCAGGAGGGTCGCGGGGTGAGCCACGGCACTCCGTGGCGTGGCTGACACGCGTAACCTAGCGGCGTTAGGTTGGCTTCATGGCACATGACGCTCACTACATCGGCGGCGCCTGGCGAGAGGCCGGCGGCGACGCGATCGAGGTCCGCAACCCGGCCACGGAGGAGGTCGTCGGCCGCGTTCCGGCGGGCCGCGCGGAGGACGTGGACGCGGCCGTCCGCGCCGCCCGCGACGCGCTGCCGGGTTGGGCGGCCACCCCGCCCGCCGATCGCGCCGCCCGGATCGCCGTCCTCGCCGAGGTGCTGAAGGCCCGCCGCGAGGAGATCGCCGCGACCGTCACCGCCGAGCTCGGCGCACCCCTCTCCTTCTCCCGCGCGGTCCACGCCGACCTGCCCGCCGCCGTGGCCGGGTCCTACGCCACCCTCGCCGCCGAGTACGCCTTCGAGGAACGCGTCGGCAACTCGACGGTCCACCAGGAGCCGATCGGCGTCGTCGGGGCCATCACGCCCTGGAACTACCCGCTGCACCAGATCGTCGCCAAGGCCGCGCCCGCGTTCGCCGCCGGGTGCACGGTCGTGCTCAAGCCGGCCGAGAACACCCCGCTGGTGGCCCAGCTCTTCGCCGAAGCCGTGCACGAGGCGGGCCTCCCGGCCGGGGTGTTCAACCTCGTCACCGGCTACGGCCCCGAGGCGGGGGAAGCGCTCGCGGAGCACGCGGGCGTGGACCTGATCTCGTTCACCGGCTCCACCGCCGTCGGCCGTCGGATCGGCGCCACCGCCGGAGCGGCCCTCAAGCCCGTCGCCCTGGAGCTGGGCGGCAAGTCGGCCAACGTCGTCCTCCCCGGCGCGGACCTGGCGAAGGCCGTGAAGGTGGGGGTCGCCAACGTCATGGCCAACTCCGGCCAGACGTGCAGCGCCTGGACGCGCCTGCTCGTCGACGCCGAGCACTACGAGGAGGCCGTCGAACTCGCCGCGCGGGCCGTCGCCCGGTACGTCCCCGGCGACCCGGTCGACGAGGAGACCCGCCTCGGGCCGCTGGTCAGCGCCCCGCAGCGGGACCGCGTGACGGGCTACATCGAGCAGGGGATCGCCGAGGGCGCCCGACTCGTCGCCGGAGGACCGGGTGCCCCCGAGGACCGGCCGCGCGGCTGGTACGTCCGGCCCACCGTCTTCGCCGACGTCACCCCGGAGATGACCATCGCCCAAGAGGAGATCTTCGGGCCCGTCCTGAGCATCCTGAAGTACGACGGCGTCGAGGACGCCGTCCGCGTCGCCAACGACACCGTCTACGGCCTGGCCGGCGCGGTCTGGGCGGCGGACGACGCCGAGGCCGCCGCGTTCGCCCGCCGCATGGACACCGGGCAGGTCGACATCAACGGCGGCCGGTTCAACCCGCTGGCCCCCTTCGGCGGGTACAAGCACTCCGGGATCGGCCGGGAGCTGGGCCGGCACGGACTGGCCGAGTACCTCCAGACGAAGTCCCTCCAGTTCTAGCGCCCTCCCGTCCCAGCCCCTCCCGTCCGCCGTATGAGAAACCGAAGGAGCCGCACGCCGTGGTCCGTGCCGTCGTCCTGCCCGCCGTGGGCGCCCCGCTGGAGATCGCCGAGATCGACCTGCCCGCCCCCGGGCCGGGTCGGGTGCGCGTCGCCCTGGCGGCGGCCGGGGTGTGCCATTCCGACCTGTCCCTGTCCAACGGCACCCTGCGCCAGCCCGTCCCCGCCGTGCTGGGGCACGAGGGTGCCGGGACGGTGACCGCCGTGGGGGAGGGCGTCACCGCCGTCGCCCCCGGGGACCGGGTGATCCTCAACTGGGCGCCCTCCTGCGGCCGGTGCCGTTTCTGCGCGGAGCTGCGCGAGCCGTGGCTGTGCCCGCACGCCAACGCGGCCACCACCGTCCCCTACGCCCGCGACGCCGCCGGGGGCGACCTCTACCCCGGGCTCAGCACGGCCGCCTTCGCGGAGGAGACCGTCGTGGCCGAGCGGGCCGTCCTGCCGCTGCCCGCCGGGGTGCCCCTGACGGACGCGGCGCTGCTCGGCTGCGCCGTGCTGACCGGGTACGGAGCCGTCCACCACAGCGCCCGGGTCGCGCCGGGGGAGTCGGTGGCCGTCTTCGGCGTGGGCGGGGTCGGTCTCGCGGCCCTCCAGTCCGCACGGATCGCGGGGGCGGACCGGATCGTCGCGGTGGACGTCTCACCCGGGAAGGAGGAGCTGGCCCGCGCCGCCGGGGCGACCGACTTCCTCCTGGCCACCGAGGCCACCGCCAAGGAGATCCGCTCCCTCACCGGCGGCGACGGGGTCGACGTGGCCGTCGAGTGCGTCGGCCGCGCGGAGACCATCCGCGCCGCGTGGTCCTCCACCCGGCGCGGTGGCCGCACGACGGTCGTCGGCATCGGCGGCAAGCAGGAGCAGGTCTCCTTCTCGCCGCTGGAGATCTTCCACTTCGCCCGGACGCTCTCGGGCTGCGTCTTCGGCAACAGCGAACCGGCGAGGGACGTCCCGGTCCTGGCCGAACACGTTCACGCGGGACGGCTGGACCTCGGCTCGCTGGTGACCGACCGGATCGGGCTCGCCGACGTCCCCGACGCCTTCTCCGCCATGCTGGCCGGGCGCGGCGCGCGCGCCCTCGTCGTCTTCTGACGGGCCCCGGCGGTGGGCGCGCCCACCGCCGGGCCCACCACCGTTCGGTCGGGTCAGCCGGGTGAGCCGCGTCGGCCGCGTCAGTCGAGGCAGAACTCGTTGCCCTCGATGTCCCGCATCACGATGCACGCGTCGTGGCCGTCGTACAGGAGCCGTTCCCGGACCGCACCGAGCGGGAGCAGCCGGGCGCACTCGGCTTCGAGTGCGGCGAGGCGCTTCTCGCCGACGAGCCCGGTACCGGCCCGTACGTCGATGTGCAGCCGGTTCTTGGCGGTCTTGCCCTCGGGCACCCGCTGGAAGTAGAGGCGCGGTCCCGCGCCCGAGGGGTCGACGCAGGCGCACGAGGCGTTCCGGTCCTCGGCGGCCTGGGCGCGGTTGAACTCCTCCCACGTGGCGAACCCCGTCGGCGGCGGCGGGACGACGTACCCCAGCACCTCGCACCAGAAGCGGGCGAGCCGCTCGGGTTCCGCGCAGTCGAAGGTGACTTGGAACTGCTTGGTCGATGGCATCGGCGCACCCTAGCAAGGGGGCGCGTGCCGCCGGGTGTCGGTCGTGCGGCGGCCGGTGGCCGAGCGGTAGCGCAGGGCCAGACCGTCGAGGAGGGCGCGCAGTCCCGTCTCGAACGCGCCGTCGTCCACCTGCTGCTGGTGCTCGGCCAGCAGGTGGGCCTGGTCCAGGTGCGGGTAGTCCCGGGCGTAGAGGGCGGCGTCGTCCACGAAGCCCCGGGCGAAGGAGCCGAGGGCCGAACCGGCGACGAAGTACCGCATCAGCGCCCCGATGTGGGTGGCGTGCGCGCGCGGCCAGCCGGCCGCCGTCATGGCGCCGAACACCGCGTCGGCCATGCGCAGCTGGCTCGGCCGCCGTCCGGGCCCCTGGGCGAGGAACGGGACGATGTTCGGGTGCGCCGCGAGGGCCGCCCGGTAGGAGCGCGCCCAGGCGTCCAGGGCGGCGCGCCACTCGGTCCCGTCCTCGAACATCGACAGGTCGACATCGGCGCAGACCCGGTCGGCCACGGCGTCCAGGATGCCGTCCTTGGTGCGGAAGTGGTGGTAGAGCGAGGGCCCGCTCACGCCGAGTTCGGCGGCGAGCCGCCGGGTGGAGACGGCGTCCAGTCCCTCGCCGTCGACGAGGGACAGGGCCGTCTCGACGATCCGGTCACGGCTGAGGAGGGGCTTGCGGGGGCGGGCCATGGCGCCCATATTAGAGCCGCCCGACCAAAACCTATCGGTGATAGATTTACGGCGCCGCGACGCCGTAGGGCGTCACCGCCGGAAGACAGCGAGGTACCGCCGTGGATCTGGAGCTCTCCGAGGAGCAGCGCGCCGTCCGCACGCTGGCCAAGGACTTCGTGGACCGTGAGATCGCGCCGCACGCCGCCGCCTGGGACCGGGCGGAGAGCATCGACCGGGGCATCGTCCGCCGCCTGGGCGACCTCGGCTTCCTGGGGCTCACGATCCCCGAGGAGTACGGCGGCTGCGAGGGCGACCACCTGGCGTACTGCCTGGTGACCGAGGAACTCGGCCGTGGCGACTCCGCCGTGCGCGGGGTGCTGTCCGTCTCCCTCGGCCTCGTCGCCAAGACCATCGCCGCCTGGGGGAGCGAGGAGCAGAAGCACCGGTGGCTGCCCGGCCTCACCTCGGGCGAGGCGCTGGGCTGCTTCGGGCTGACGGAGCCGGGCACCGGCTCGGACGCGGGCAGCCTCACCACCCGTGCCCGGCGGGCCCCGGCGGGCGGCGACTGGACCGTCGACGGCGGCAAGACGTTCATCACCAACGGAACCTGGGCCGACGTCGTCCTCCTCTTCGCGCGCACCGGTGACGAACCGGGGCACCGGGGCGTCACCGCCTTCCTGGTCCCCGCCGACGCCCCGGGGCTGACCCGGCGGGAGATCCACGGCAAGCTCGGGCTGCGTGGCCAGGCCACCGCCGAACTGGTCCTCGACGGCGTCCGGGTGCCGGACTCGGCCCGTCTCGGGCCCGTCGGCAAGGGGTTCTCGGTCGCCATGTCCGCGCTCGCGAAGGGTCGGATGTCCGTGGCCGCCGGCTGCGTCGGCATCGCCCAGGCCGCGCTGGACGCCGCCGTCGACTACGCGGGCGGCCGCGAGCAGTTCGGCCGGACCATCGCCCACCACCAGCTCGTGCAGGAGCTGATCTCCGACATCGCCGTGGACGTCGACGCCGCCCGGCTGCTCACCTGGCGCGTCGCCGACCTCATCGACCGGGAGCGGCCCTTCGCGACGGAGTCCTCGGTCGCCAAGCTCTACGCCTCCGAGGCCGCCGTGCGCGCGGCCAACAACGCGGTGCAGGTCTTCGGCGGCTACGGCTTCATCGACGAGTTCCCCGTCGGCAAACTGCTGCGGGACGCCCGCGTCATGACCCTGTACGAGGGCACCAGTCAGATCCAGAAGCTCGTGATCGGCCGGGCCCTGACCGGTGTCTCCGCCTTCTGACCGGCCCGCCCGCGGCCTGAGCAGCCGCTCAGCCGCCGATGTATGGTGTTCGCCCGGTCGAGAGAAGCGGGGCGAAACCAGATGGCACAGGAGGCCAGCGCGGGGGCACGGGCCCGGGGCGACGCCCGAGAGGACTCCTGGGGCTCGGTCGCGCCCGAGGCGGCGCGCAGGTTGCTCGTGGCGGCCGTCGACGCCTTCGCCGAGCGCGGCTTCCACGCCACCACCACCCGCGACATCGCGGGCCGCGCGGGCATGAGCCCCGCCGCCCTCTACATCCATTTCCGGACGAAGGAAGAACTGCTCTTCCAGATCAGCCGGGTCGGCCACGAGCGGTCCGTCCGGCTGCTGACCGAGGCCGCGGCCGGGCCCGGCAGCCACGCCGACCGGCTCGGCGCGGCGGTGCGCACGTTCGTGCGCTGGCACGCCGAGCACCACACCACGGCCCGGGTGGTGCAGTACGAGCTGTCCGCGCTCGGCGAGGAGCACTACACGGAGATCGTCGGCCTGCGCCGCCGTTCGGAGGAGGTCATGCGCGCGCTGCTGGCCGACGGCGCGGCGGCGGGGGAGTTCGACGTCGTCGACGCCCGGGGCACCGCCCTCGCGGTGCTGTCCCTGTGTGTGGACGTGGCCCGCTGGTTCACGCCCGGCGGACGCCGCACGCCGGACGAGATCGGCGCCTTCTACGCCGATCTGGCCCTGCGCATGGTGGGCGTCCGCGGCTGACGTGCCCCGGAGCCCGTCGACTCCTCAGGTGTAGTACCGGACGACCGTCTCCGCGACGCAGACGGGCTTGTCGCCGCCCTCCCGCTCGACGGTCACCTGGACCGTGCACTGCACGCCGTCGCCCGCCTCGCGGACGTCGGCGATCCGCGCGGCGGCCCGCACCCGTGAGTCGACGGGGACGGGCGCGGGGAACCGCACCTTGTTCACCCCGTAGTTGACGCCCATGCGCACGCCCTCGACGCGCAGCACCTGCGGCACGAGCACCGGCAGCAGCGACAGCGTCAGGTAGCCGTGCGCGATCGTCGTACCGAACGGCCCCTCGGCCGCCTTCTCCGGGTCGACGTGGATCCACTGGTGGTCGCCCGTGGCCTCGGCGAACAGGTCGATGCGCTTCTGGTCGACCTCCAGCCAGTCGCTGGGGCCGAGCTCGGCGCCGACCGCCTCCCGCAGCTCCGTCACCGATGCGAAGACCCGGGGTTCCGCCATGTCGCACTGCCTCTCTCGCGGTCGTGGGATGGGCGCACGCCGGGGCACGCCCTAAGCGCTTGCTCAGGATGCGTGCGGGGCGTGCCCGTGTCAACGGCCCGGTGACGTCACCCGGCGGCCAGGGCCGGCGCCCGGGCACCGCCTCCCGCCTCGCTCTCCATGGCGGCGATCAGACCGCGCAGGACGACCGCGAGGCGGACGCGCGGGACGTTCGCCGGATCGTCGAAGCGCAGCAGCGCCCGGCCGCCCCAGGTGCGGCTGTGCCAGTCGTCCAGCGCCGTCGGCTGCCGGATGCCCAGGTGCTTCTGCGCGCGCCTGCGGCGGGCGGACTCCCGTTCGTAGGAGAGCCACAGCGCGCGGGCCTCCTCGAGCTCCTCCAGCGCCGCGACCAGCCGTCCGGCCTCCGGTGACCGGTCGTCGGGGTCGACGCCGGCCCGGGCGCACAGGTGCAGCCAGGTCGCGCGGTGTCCGTAGGGGGCGAATCGTTCGAGACATTTGCGCAGGGCCTGCCGTCGCTGGGACGGCGCGCGAGCCGGGTCGCGGACCTGTGCGGCGAGTGCTCTGAAGCCGGCCAAGGTATCCCACCTCCGTCTGCAGGGACCTGACCACCGAGTGGCTGCGGATGGGACGTGCCACACACGCAATCGGCTCCCGTCTACCCCCGGCCGCTCGCCGCACGCGTGCCCGGTGGCCGGGGAGGGCTCCCGCGACGGGGGTTCCGCCCGGTCATACCGACTGGTTAGTCTGTCGCTTCCCGGTGCGCGTCCCGCGTCACCGGGCCAGGCCCACGCGGGAGCCCCGAGGGGAAGGACGCGCGCATGACCGACACACGGCGGACGACGGTGGTGGTGACCGGGGCGGGCGGCGGCATCGGCGAGGCCCTCGCCCGCAGCTACGCCGAACGCGGCGCCCGCGTACTCGTCAACGACCTGGACGCGCGTCGCGCCGAGGCGGTGGCCGCCGACATCGGCGGCACCCCGCTGCCCGGTGACGCCTCCGCGATCGTGCCCGAGGCGCTGGAGCTGCTCGACGGCCGGATCGACGTGTTCTGCGCCAACGCCGGCGTCGCGCCCGGCGGGGGGCCCGAAGCACCCGACGAGGTGTGGGACGCGGCCTGGGACGTCAACGTGATGGCGCACGTGCGGGCCGCGCGCGCCCTCGTGCCGCACTGGCTGGAGCGGAGCGGCGGCCGGTTCGTGGCGACCGTCTCGGCGGCCGGGCTGCTCACCATGGTCGGCTCCGCGCCCTACAGCGTCACCAAGCACGCGGCGCTCGCGTTCGCCGAGTGGCTGTCGGTCACCTACCGGCACCGGGGCATCGAGGTGCACGCGCTGTGCCCGCAGGGCGTGCGCACCGACATGCTGCGCGCGGCCGGGCCCGCCGGGGACCTGCTCCTGGCGCCCACCGCCATCGAGCCGCACGCGGTGGCCGAGGCGCTGCACGAGGCCGTCGCCGAGGGCCGCTTCCTCGTCCTGCCGCACCCCGAGGTCGCCGGGTACGCCACCGCCCGCGTCACCGACCCGGACGGCTGGCTCGGCGGGATGAACGCCGTCCAGCGCAAGCTGGAGAAGGGGGCCCGCACAT contains the following coding sequences:
- a CDS encoding TetR/AcrR family transcriptional regulator — translated: MGAMARPRKPLLSRDRIVETALSLVDGEGLDAVSTRRLAAELGVSGPSLYHHFRTKDGILDAVADRVCADVDLSMFEDGTEWRAALDAWARSYRAALAAHPNIVPFLAQGPGRRPSQLRMADAVFGAMTAAGWPRAHATHIGALMRYFVAGSALGSFARGFVDDAALYARDYPHLDQAHLLAEHQQQVDDGAFETGLRALLDGLALRYRSATGRRTTDTRRHAPPC
- a CDS encoding aldehyde dehydrogenase family protein encodes the protein MAHDAHYIGGAWREAGGDAIEVRNPATEEVVGRVPAGRAEDVDAAVRAARDALPGWAATPPADRAARIAVLAEVLKARREEIAATVTAELGAPLSFSRAVHADLPAAVAGSYATLAAEYAFEERVGNSTVHQEPIGVVGAITPWNYPLHQIVAKAAPAFAAGCTVVLKPAENTPLVAQLFAEAVHEAGLPAGVFNLVTGYGPEAGEALAEHAGVDLISFTGSTAVGRRIGATAGAALKPVALELGGKSANVVLPGADLAKAVKVGVANVMANSGQTCSAWTRLLVDAEHYEEAVELAARAVARYVPGDPVDEETRLGPLVSAPQRDRVTGYIEQGIAEGARLVAGGPGAPEDRPRGWYVRPTVFADVTPEMTIAQEEIFGPVLSILKYDGVEDAVRVANDTVYGLAGAVWAADDAEAAAFARRMDTGQVDINGGRFNPLAPFGGYKHSGIGRELGRHGLAEYLQTKSLQF
- a CDS encoding VOC family protein; translation: MPSTKQFQVTFDCAEPERLARFWCEVLGYVVPPPPTGFATWEEFNRAQAAEDRNASCACVDPSGAGPRLYFQRVPEGKTAKNRLHIDVRAGTGLVGEKRLAALEAECARLLPLGAVRERLLYDGHDACIVMRDIEGNEFCLD
- a CDS encoding acyl-CoA dehydrogenase family protein; protein product: MDLELSEEQRAVRTLAKDFVDREIAPHAAAWDRAESIDRGIVRRLGDLGFLGLTIPEEYGGCEGDHLAYCLVTEELGRGDSAVRGVLSVSLGLVAKTIAAWGSEEQKHRWLPGLTSGEALGCFGLTEPGTGSDAGSLTTRARRAPAGGDWTVDGGKTFITNGTWADVVLLFARTGDEPGHRGVTAFLVPADAPGLTRREIHGKLGLRGQATAELVLDGVRVPDSARLGPVGKGFSVAMSALAKGRMSVAAGCVGIAQAALDAAVDYAGGREQFGRTIAHHQLVQELISDIAVDVDAARLLTWRVADLIDRERPFATESSVAKLYASEAAVRAANNAVQVFGGYGFIDEFPVGKLLRDARVMTLYEGTSQIQKLVIGRALTGVSAF
- the hmgA gene encoding homogentisate 1,2-dioxygenase, which gives rise to MSSGDQARTTTGQAAGPDGITYLSGFGNEHSSEAVPGALPIGRNAPQRAPLGLYAEQLSGTAFTEPRAHNRRSWLYRIRPSAAHPGFVRLEGGRTNPALRTAPFTEVPDPNRLRWGAPPKAPAGTDFLDGLWTVGGNGDVTQRSGMAVHLYSATASMTDRVFSDADGELLIVPQDGGLLLHTEFGVLRAEPGHCALIPRGVRFRVELLGAHAGGYVCENYGQPFTLPDLGPIGANGLANARDFLAPTAAYDDADRPVEVVNKFCGHLWAATYDHSPLDVVAWHGNLVPYVYDLRRFNVIGSISYDHPDPSIFTVLTSPSDTPGLAGVDFVVFAPRWLVGEDTFRPPYFHRNVMSEYMGLIEGAYDAKAEGFVPGGGSLHNMMSAHGPDRETFDRASAAELKPQKIDDGLAFMFETRWPVIATEQAMAAGHRQHDYDEVWQGLERHFHN
- a CDS encoding GntR family transcriptional regulator, which codes for MTLFAPDSVELNRKLPLWYQVSQSLRASILGRPPKAPLRLPTEEALAEHYGVSVLTMRQALKELETEGLITRHRRRGTFIEPDARRGRPVRLLGSVDAIVAQQSGEDTTLLGHGPAPVPAELAEFFPGHTEAVAYRRLRRDRTSGEATNWAENLLRPDVAARVEPDALRRMPMTKLLRDEVGVRISRITDTVEARLADPETARLLDVPLLSPILHYTGVTFDEEGRVVDVARIHYRGDRFSFSVTVENLGDDTEA
- a CDS encoding TetR/AcrR family transcriptional regulator — translated: MAQEASAGARARGDAREDSWGSVAPEAARRLLVAAVDAFAERGFHATTTRDIAGRAGMSPAALYIHFRTKEELLFQISRVGHERSVRLLTEAAAGPGSHADRLGAAVRTFVRWHAEHHTTARVVQYELSALGEEHYTEIVGLRRRSEEVMRALLADGAAAGEFDVVDARGTALAVLSLCVDVARWFTPGGRRTPDEIGAFYADLALRMVGVRG
- a CDS encoding SDR family oxidoreductase; translated protein: MTDTRRTTVVVTGAGGGIGEALARSYAERGARVLVNDLDARRAEAVAADIGGTPLPGDASAIVPEALELLDGRIDVFCANAGVAPGGGPEAPDEVWDAAWDVNVMAHVRAARALVPHWLERSGGRFVATVSAAGLLTMVGSAPYSVTKHAALAFAEWLSVTYRHRGIEVHALCPQGVRTDMLRAAGPAGDLLLAPTAIEPHAVAEALHEAVAEGRFLVLPHPEVAGYATARVTDPDGWLGGMNAVQRKLEKGART
- a CDS encoding zinc-binding dehydrogenase; protein product: MVRAVVLPAVGAPLEIAEIDLPAPGPGRVRVALAAAGVCHSDLSLSNGTLRQPVPAVLGHEGAGTVTAVGEGVTAVAPGDRVILNWAPSCGRCRFCAELREPWLCPHANAATTVPYARDAAGGDLYPGLSTAAFAEETVVAERAVLPLPAGVPLTDAALLGCAVLTGYGAVHHSARVAPGESVAVFGVGGVGLAALQSARIAGADRIVAVDVSPGKEELARAAGATDFLLATEATAKEIRSLTGGDGVDVAVECVGRAETIRAAWSSTRRGGRTTVVGIGGKQEQVSFSPLEIFHFARTLSGCVFGNSEPARDVPVLAEHVHAGRLDLGSLVTDRIGLADVPDAFSAMLAGRGARALVVF
- a CDS encoding MaoC family dehydratase, with the translated sequence MAEPRVFASVTELREAVGAELGPSDWLEVDQKRIDLFAEATGDHQWIHVDPEKAAEGPFGTTIAHGYLTLSLLPVLVPQVLRVEGVRMGVNYGVNKVRFPAPVPVDSRVRAAARIADVREAGDGVQCTVQVTVEREGGDKPVCVAETVVRYYT